The proteins below come from a single Deltaproteobacteria bacterium genomic window:
- a CDS encoding GldG family protein, giving the protein MNGPWRQWLQLAVASIGLAGSMAMTEAILARHVLRVDLTPDRAYTLAQHSRQVLENLRHDVRVVAFLRADDPRNHEIEDLLWRLRAVSSRVSYSVVDINRNPMAARQFGVNADGALVVESDGRRKVFSNPSEPLLIAAILQITRSDKKRVYFVTDHGERSPQDSDRQRGMSTARAALAGEFYDVQPLSVLAGGSVPADASVVILAGPHADVLPAELQTLADYLARGGALLVMLDPQQAPNLVAFLRSYHVAVGDDVIVDPENRLFAGDVLTMTIPGLSPRQPVSAALKAPPLFAQARSVEFVADTEARFGGVSLLESSPASWRSGDPDVLHAGTTTYVDGRDVRGPVSVAVSVVMRSNARDVPPGRLIVVGDSDFANNFFIEYLGNKDLLANAVNWLAHEEELVGVRPQQQQPGVNQFFVSARQGRAAFWLGTVVQPAVFLVVGMVVFLRRRFTG; this is encoded by the coding sequence ATGAACGGGCCGTGGCGGCAATGGCTGCAGCTAGCCGTCGCCAGCATCGGCCTCGCCGGTTCGATGGCGATGACCGAAGCCATTCTCGCGCGCCATGTGCTCCGGGTGGACCTGACACCCGACCGCGCCTACACGCTGGCGCAACACTCGCGTCAGGTCTTGGAGAATCTCCGGCACGACGTGCGAGTGGTCGCCTTTCTGCGCGCCGACGATCCGCGCAACCACGAGATCGAGGACTTGCTGTGGCGCCTGCGCGCGGTGTCGAGTCGCGTCAGCTACAGCGTCGTCGACATCAATCGCAACCCGATGGCTGCCCGCCAGTTCGGCGTCAACGCCGACGGCGCGTTGGTGGTGGAGAGCGATGGCCGCCGCAAGGTGTTTAGCAATCCGAGCGAACCGTTGCTGATCGCGGCGATACTGCAAATCACGCGAAGCGACAAAAAACGCGTCTACTTCGTAACCGATCACGGCGAACGCAGCCCGCAAGACAGCGATCGGCAACGCGGCATGTCGACCGCGCGCGCGGCACTCGCGGGTGAGTTCTATGACGTCCAGCCGCTCAGCGTGCTGGCGGGCGGCAGTGTTCCGGCCGACGCCAGCGTGGTGATTCTCGCCGGTCCGCATGCGGACGTGCTGCCGGCGGAGCTGCAGACTCTCGCTGACTATCTTGCCCGCGGCGGGGCCCTGTTGGTGATGCTCGATCCGCAGCAGGCCCCAAATCTCGTGGCGTTCCTGCGCAGCTATCACGTGGCGGTTGGTGACGATGTCATCGTCGATCCCGAGAACCGGCTGTTTGCCGGCGACGTCCTGACCATGACGATTCCCGGACTCTCGCCGCGCCAGCCGGTCAGTGCAGCGCTCAAAGCGCCGCCGCTGTTTGCGCAGGCGCGCTCCGTCGAGTTTGTTGCCGATACCGAAGCCCGTTTCGGCGGCGTATCGTTGCTGGAGAGCAGCCCCGCTAGCTGGCGCAGCGGCGACCCCGATGTGCTGCACGCGGGGACGACGACGTACGTCGATGGGCGAGACGTGCGCGGTCCCGTCTCGGTGGCGGTGAGCGTGGTGATGCGCAGCAACGCCCGCGATGTGCCGCCCGGACGTCTGATCGTTGTGGGTGATTCTGATTTTGCGAACAACTTTTTCATCGAGTACCTTGGCAACAAAGATCTCCTGGCCAATGCCGTGAACTGGCTGGCGCATGAGGAAGAACTCGTCGGGGTGCGGCCGCAACAACAGCAGCCCGGCGTGAATCAGTTCTTCGTCAGCGCGCGCCAAGGGCGGGCGGCGTTCTGGCTCGGTACGGTGGTGCAGCCGGCCGTGTTTCTCGTCGTTGGGATGGTAGTGTTCTTGCGCCGGAGGTTCACGGGATGA
- a CDS encoding DUF4340 domain-containing protein, whose amino-acid sequence MTWWRATAYLGLFIGLTAYYVASEPGSGGSAPATPPPHAFLGVTSASVRTVSVQRGAVTLEAVRDGERWRVERPANVHVPSDLVAALVEQLAELPAVEVVDEHGESAAQFGLEPPEAHVTFMLADGRSVGVALGARNPAQTAAYGRVDGTTRVVLLGLNVLYYENLLTQAARPSNG is encoded by the coding sequence ATGACGTGGTGGCGTGCGACCGCCTATCTGGGGTTGTTCATCGGCCTGACTGCGTACTACGTGGCCAGCGAGCCGGGCTCGGGGGGCAGCGCGCCGGCAACGCCGCCGCCCCACGCGTTCCTCGGGGTGACGAGCGCGAGCGTCCGTACGGTCAGCGTGCAGCGCGGCGCGGTTACCTTAGAAGCGGTACGTGACGGTGAGCGCTGGCGCGTGGAGCGGCCCGCCAATGTGCACGTGCCGTCGGACCTGGTGGCCGCGTTGGTCGAGCAGCTGGCCGAGTTGCCCGCGGTGGAAGTGGTGGACGAGCACGGGGAGAGCGCGGCGCAGTTCGGCTTGGAGCCGCCCGAGGCGCATGTGACGTTCATGCTCGCCGATGGCCGCAGCGTCGGCGTCGCGCTCGGCGCACGCAACCCGGCGCAGACCGCCGCTTACGGTCGTGTCGACGGCACGACCCGCGTCGTGTTGCTTGGATTGAACGTGCTCTACTACGAGAACCTGCTCACGCAAGCCGCGCGTCCGAGTAACGGATAG
- a CDS encoding YfhO family protein, giving the protein MPVLSNTQRRVSDLVAAALVCTVVGAWYFQRIFLTASTAAIDFVNYDLYAYAYPMLAYWFTGLRDGEFTLWNPYQACGLPLAATENGFFYPLNFLHLMLPTGIAIGYTTVLHFALAGFFQHQFLRARHLAWPACLIGALTFMLMPLFVRTAWFPGCYNTTVWIAGILWACERLVQRPTRGAVAALATALGVQLLAGRSQLVVFGWYFFAPYAVGRTWSVWRHDRQEGRRVAVALMCAVILGGALSAIQIIPETELAVNSMRSTAGISALAAEAYPGSPDIPELWQTLLVLDTERWDPAVIFPPYGWHLIGCAAVAVLLVRRRWVWFFAAVAAIFFVLAAGSHTPLYDVFRRLPTGDWFRVPERMLSLTVFSLSVLSAVGVDALARAGGRARWAVGLLILSSVLIYWQTPAPSVGATTLVTAFASSSVCLLVPAVWVRAPAGVVMAVVLAMELVDIHPATHAHPTVSVAGYGRADAALRRGIARERAPGMRVFYSYRPIHYVPLPKVGLLDGFPTVTDYEPMTLRRFADFAEQLHGGPDDPFGAVVFFGDMPLRATATSRRLLDLTSAQLVVQRGDLVEPDPLLALGLELVDDYGGQRLYRNPGALPRAFVVSQYVLEADERAGLRRLADPRFDPHAAAMLDAPPRLAPASGASGTATLTEDQPDAVTVLVETTADALLVLTDVAYAGWAATVDGRPEPLQRANYLFRAVSVPRGSHEVRFEFHPASFRWGAALSGVSLLTILALLFARHRS; this is encoded by the coding sequence GTGCCCGTGCTGTCGAACACACAACGGCGTGTCAGTGACCTCGTCGCTGCCGCACTTGTCTGCACCGTGGTCGGGGCGTGGTATTTCCAGCGCATCTTCCTGACTGCTTCGACGGCGGCAATCGACTTCGTCAACTACGATCTCTACGCCTACGCGTATCCGATGCTGGCGTATTGGTTTACCGGTTTGCGCGACGGGGAGTTCACCCTGTGGAACCCGTACCAAGCATGCGGCTTACCGCTGGCGGCGACCGAGAACGGATTTTTCTATCCGCTGAACTTCTTACACCTCATGCTCCCCACCGGCATCGCGATCGGATACACGACCGTGTTGCACTTCGCGCTCGCGGGGTTCTTCCAGCACCAGTTTTTGCGTGCGCGGCACCTCGCGTGGCCTGCGTGTTTGATTGGTGCGCTGACGTTCATGCTGATGCCATTGTTCGTCCGCACCGCTTGGTTTCCTGGCTGCTACAACACGACTGTGTGGATCGCGGGGATTCTGTGGGCGTGCGAGCGACTGGTGCAACGTCCGACGCGTGGCGCGGTGGCGGCGCTCGCGACGGCGCTCGGGGTGCAACTGTTGGCCGGCCGAAGCCAATTGGTGGTGTTTGGCTGGTATTTCTTTGCACCGTATGCAGTGGGTCGCACGTGGAGCGTGTGGCGTCATGACCGGCAAGAGGGACGGCGCGTTGCCGTTGCCCTGATGTGTGCAGTGATTTTGGGGGGCGCACTGTCCGCGATTCAAATCATTCCGGAAACCGAGCTGGCGGTGAACAGTATGCGGTCCACCGCGGGCATCAGCGCCCTCGCCGCCGAGGCGTATCCCGGCTCACCCGACATTCCAGAGCTCTGGCAGACGTTGCTTGTTCTCGACACTGAACGCTGGGATCCGGCGGTCATCTTCCCGCCCTATGGCTGGCATCTGATCGGTTGCGCAGCCGTGGCGGTGCTCTTGGTGCGGCGCCGCTGGGTTTGGTTTTTCGCGGCCGTGGCGGCGATCTTCTTCGTGTTGGCGGCGGGCTCGCACACCCCGCTGTATGACGTGTTCCGCCGGTTACCGACCGGAGACTGGTTCCGCGTGCCCGAACGGATGCTGTCGCTCACGGTATTTTCGCTAAGTGTGCTGAGCGCGGTGGGAGTCGACGCACTGGCGCGCGCGGGGGGGAGGGCACGTTGGGCAGTGGGGTTGCTGATTCTGTCGTCGGTATTGATCTATTGGCAAACCCCGGCACCGTCGGTCGGCGCGACGACCTTGGTGACCGCGTTCGCGTCGAGCAGCGTCTGCCTGCTGGTGCCGGCGGTGTGGGTGCGGGCGCCCGCGGGCGTCGTGATGGCGGTCGTGCTCGCGATGGAGCTCGTCGATATTCATCCGGCGACGCACGCGCACCCGACCGTCTCTGTAGCGGGTTATGGCCGCGCCGATGCCGCGTTGCGTAGAGGCATTGCCCGCGAACGCGCGCCGGGGATGCGAGTGTTCTACTCGTACCGACCCATTCACTATGTGCCGCTGCCGAAGGTGGGATTGTTGGACGGTTTTCCCACGGTGACCGACTATGAACCGATGACGCTGCGGCGGTTCGCCGATTTTGCGGAGCAGCTGCACGGCGGGCCGGATGATCCGTTCGGCGCGGTCGTGTTCTTCGGTGATATGCCGTTGCGGGCGACGGCGACGAGCCGCAGGCTGTTGGATCTCACGAGCGCGCAGCTGGTTGTGCAACGCGGTGACTTGGTCGAGCCCGACCCCTTGCTTGCGCTCGGCTTGGAACTCGTCGACGACTATGGTGGGCAGCGCCTCTATCGCAATCCCGGAGCATTGCCGCGGGCGTTCGTGGTATCGCAGTATGTGCTCGAAGCCGACGAGCGCGCGGGGTTGCGGCGGTTGGCGGATCCGCGATTCGATCCGCATGCCGCAGCGATGCTCGACGCGCCACCGCGCCTGGCTCCAGCGAGTGGCGCTTCCGGTACGGCGACCCTCACCGAAGATCAACCGGACGCTGTGACCGTGTTGGTCGAGACCACCGCGGATGCCCTCTTGGTGCTGACCGATGTCGCCTATGCCGGATGGGCGGCGACGGTTGATGGGAGACCGGAGCCGTTGCAGCGGGCCAACTATCTCTTTCGCGCGGTGAGTGTTCCGCGTGGGTCGCACGAGGTGCGTTTCGAGTTCCACCCGGCGTCGTTTCGTTGGGGCGCGGCACTGTCCGGCGTCTCCCTGCTGACGATCTTGGCGTTGCTATTCGCTCGTCACCGGTCGTGA
- a CDS encoding DUF2304 domain-containing protein, producing MSPEPLDPDALRRFFMQQPEAFATRVLALIASLILFATVLHLVRRGRLREEYSPIWLAVAGGITLLSVWFAALRWLTRAIGAWTPSSTIFFFGELFLLAICLNYAVRLSQLANQVKSLAQELAILRSDLARDTNGHTNS from the coding sequence ATGTCCCCCGAGCCGCTCGATCCTGACGCGCTGCGGCGCTTCTTCATGCAGCAGCCGGAAGCCTTTGCCACCCGGGTGCTGGCACTGATCGCCAGCCTCATCCTCTTCGCCACCGTGCTGCATCTCGTTCGCCGCGGACGCTTGCGCGAGGAATACTCGCCGATCTGGCTCGCCGTCGCCGGTGGCATTACGCTGTTGAGTGTGTGGTTTGCCGCGTTGCGCTGGCTTACGCGCGCGATCGGTGCCTGGACGCCAAGTTCCACGATTTTCTTTTTCGGCGAACTGTTTCTGCTCGCAATCTGCCTCAACTACGCCGTGCGTCTGTCGCAGCTCGCGAATCAAGTGAAATCCCTGGCCCAGGAACTGGCAATCCTGCGCAGCGATCTGGCGCGCGACACCAACGGCCACACCAATTCGTAA
- a CDS encoding glycosyltransferase family 2 protein, whose protein sequence is MRHSVFVIIPAYNEAANIETTLAATVHAVPADAVVVIDDGSHDDTSARARAFGARVVRHPFNLGYGVALQTGYKYAQRHGADWLVQLDADGQHDPGDIPRLLAPLQAGTADLALGSRFIQPSGYAMGAVRDVGRLVFQRLLQTLGGPYIADPTSGYQAMSARVIDFYCNDFFPVDYPDADMLLLLHRVGFRIVEVPVEMAPSLRGNSMHQGSAILYYIYKMVLSLLRSASMPRPAP, encoded by the coding sequence ATGCGCCACTCCGTCTTCGTCATCATTCCCGCCTACAACGAAGCCGCGAACATCGAGACGACCTTGGCCGCCACCGTTCACGCGGTACCGGCCGACGCGGTAGTGGTGATCGACGATGGCTCACACGATGACACCAGCGCGCGGGCGCGCGCCTTCGGCGCACGCGTGGTCCGCCATCCGTTCAATCTCGGTTACGGCGTGGCGTTGCAGACCGGCTACAAGTACGCGCAGCGGCACGGCGCCGACTGGCTCGTGCAACTCGATGCAGACGGCCAGCACGATCCGGGCGACATTCCGCGTCTGCTCGCGCCACTGCAAGCCGGAACGGCCGATCTCGCACTCGGGTCCCGCTTCATTCAGCCGTCCGGCTACGCGATGGGCGCTGTTCGCGACGTCGGGCGTCTGGTCTTCCAGCGCCTCTTGCAAACCCTGGGCGGCCCATACATCGCCGATCCGACCTCGGGGTATCAAGCAATGTCGGCGCGCGTGATCGACTTCTATTGCAATGACTTCTTTCCGGTCGACTATCCCGACGCCGACATGCTCCTGCTCTTGCACCGGGTCGGCTTCCGCATCGTCGAAGTGCCCGTCGAGATGGCGCCCAGCTTGCGGGGCAACTCCATGCATCAAGGTTCGGCCATCCTTTACTATATCTACAAGATGGTGCTGTCACTGCTGCGCAGTGCATCGATGCCGCGCCCGGCGCCATAG
- a CDS encoding glycosyltransferase family 39 protein: MSPTSTEARLSWIALALVMGGYAWATRHFLTVLLVPWSDTWVHLALIRQALEHGWFAGDPFYAGSPTPPFYSLSHLLFASVCALTGRPPHEVLIAAPPLLAIVTLAATFAWLRALTGDPRAAVTGTAIVLLVNAPGPNWPAMPYPRAIALTPFALTLLCYLRARQTGRSGYLSAAGVLLGVCIATHLVVGAFCVLALLMLELSSAPTPWRPSPRILIPLAIGAVAAAPWLVNLASQSLQRGTLAPHMYGIIRGDWSLSLGSLTLRMYRAGAIFNALPHLLWIPVALGLISAVQRWRVGHASIADRYALSATLGTLVILLTPLYGVLFYISTDWTCRLVQVIPYDLLAGLGVVGVLDLLRTVALSDRVRRILAGAVCIGALALIWDVAAPIYTEVAAAEAISDDLKANGPLGDWNIERTVAETGTRPSVVFSDILTSYLLPYALGCSVVAIPAAHGSPLVDHPTRERDVHRVFLDRTKTSALLAILDAYHVDTIAITLHPSDMFDTWPTADQASALLRRLRRLPMFSDTGCCSNELVLLRYRSLHAPPDDSH, from the coding sequence ATGTCCCCCACTTCCACTGAGGCTCGGCTGAGTTGGATAGCGCTTGCGCTCGTCATGGGCGGCTATGCGTGGGCCACGCGCCACTTTCTGACGGTGCTACTGGTGCCGTGGAGCGACACGTGGGTGCATTTGGCGCTGATCCGCCAGGCGCTCGAGCACGGCTGGTTTGCGGGAGACCCGTTCTATGCCGGATCACCGACGCCGCCGTTCTACTCGCTCTCGCATCTCCTCTTCGCGTCGGTGTGCGCGCTCACCGGCCGTCCACCGCACGAGGTCCTGATCGCCGCACCACCGCTGCTCGCAATCGTCACGCTCGCCGCCACCTTTGCCTGGTTGCGCGCGCTCACTGGTGATCCGCGCGCGGCGGTGACCGGTACGGCGATCGTTTTGCTAGTCAACGCGCCCGGTCCGAACTGGCCGGCAATGCCCTACCCGCGCGCGATAGCGTTGACGCCCTTTGCGCTCACGCTGCTGTGTTACCTGCGGGCGCGGCAGACGGGTCGGTCGGGCTATCTCAGCGCGGCCGGCGTTCTCCTGGGCGTGTGTATTGCGACGCATCTGGTTGTCGGCGCGTTCTGCGTCCTTGCCTTGCTCATGCTGGAGCTCTCGTCGGCACCCACGCCATGGCGGCCCTCGCCGCGAATCTTAATTCCGCTCGCCATCGGCGCCGTAGCGGCCGCGCCGTGGCTGGTGAACCTCGCCAGCCAGTCACTGCAACGAGGTACCCTCGCACCGCATATGTACGGCATCATTCGCGGCGATTGGTCGCTCTCGCTCGGCTCGTTGACGCTGCGGATGTATCGCGCCGGCGCAATCTTCAACGCCCTGCCTCATCTGCTCTGGATACCGGTCGCGCTCGGACTCATCAGCGCCGTTCAGCGCTGGCGTGTCGGCCACGCCAGCATCGCCGACCGCTACGCGCTGAGTGCTACGCTCGGCACGTTGGTCATCCTACTGACACCGCTCTATGGAGTCCTGTTCTACATCAGCACCGACTGGACGTGTCGGCTGGTGCAGGTCATTCCCTACGATCTACTCGCAGGCCTGGGCGTCGTCGGGGTGCTAGATCTCCTGCGCACCGTGGCGCTCTCGGATCGCGTGCGCCGCATTCTGGCGGGCGCAGTGTGTATCGGAGCGCTGGCGCTGATATGGGACGTGGCCGCACCGATTTACACGGAGGTGGCTGCGGCTGAGGCGATTAGCGATGATCTCAAGGCGAATGGTCCGCTCGGTGACTGGAATATCGAGCGGACGGTCGCCGAGACCGGAACGCGCCCATCCGTCGTCTTCTCGGACATTTTGACCTCGTATCTGCTGCCGTATGCGCTCGGATGCTCCGTGGTGGCGATCCCGGCGGCACATGGCTCCCCCCTCGTCGATCATCCCACGCGCGAGCGTGATGTCCACCGAGTCTTCCTTGATCGCACCAAGACCTCCGCCTTGCTCGCCATCCTCGATGCCTACCATGTCGATACGATCGCCATCACGTTGCACCCGTCCGATATGTTCGACACCTGGCCGACCGCTGATCAAGCGAGTGCGCTGCTTCGCCGTCTGCGCCGCTTGCCAATGTTTTCCGACACCGGTTGCTGCAGCAACGAGCTGGTGCTGCTGCGCTACCGGTCGCTCCACGCGCCTCCAGACGATAGCCATTGA
- a CDS encoding glycosyltransferase family 39 protein — MAAYACATYSNRYLLLNPWADTWVHLTYIRYTISLGWFPGDAFYGGPRTPPYYSLAHLVLAAICELTGQPPHMMWLTLPPLVVVTTMVAMFVWLRALTGDERIAVIGAATELVVAVPDPIWWVMPLPRTLAVAPLAAALYCYLRGRRTREWPWLVAAGVALGVSLTTHLFVGAFGLLSLAALEVSLNWPRRRPSRELGIAAGLGLVLAAPWIVNAGIGWLHRAATTAKVFTTISDVWTLPVGPLSLRFHQPTAILSALPGRLWLPVALGLGLTLWRLRARRATTADRYIMVTTGSACVLLFTPLYGLLVGVAGVWAERVVQVIPLSLLVGTGIVGSFDALLASMPARPMRIAAMTVAVLLTAFVAWSAADSVRSRLGGESWVYFTQGPLGDWNLADKIAQLGPVPQMVLSDPWTSYALPYYLGCSVLTMPAGHGSAYEDHNTREQAARRVFRGRTPIAELRRILDEYHIDAVAIARNQPWPQAGDPDELILRLRRSPAFQDTGCCEQFVLLRYLPEAPSRD; from the coding sequence ATGGCCGCCTACGCATGCGCGACCTACAGCAACCGCTACCTCCTCCTCAATCCGTGGGCCGACACCTGGGTCCATCTCACCTACATCCGCTACACGATCAGTCTTGGCTGGTTTCCCGGCGACGCCTTCTACGGCGGCCCGCGCACGCCGCCTTACTACTCGCTCGCGCACCTCGTGCTCGCCGCCATCTGCGAGCTGACGGGCCAACCGCCGCATATGATGTGGCTCACGCTGCCTCCGCTCGTCGTCGTGACAACCATGGTCGCGATGTTTGTGTGGCTACGCGCCCTCACCGGCGACGAGCGCATCGCGGTCATTGGTGCGGCAACCGAACTCGTGGTTGCGGTGCCCGATCCCATCTGGTGGGTGATGCCGCTGCCGCGGACGTTGGCGGTCGCGCCGCTCGCGGCCGCGCTGTATTGCTACTTGCGCGGGCGACGGACCCGGGAGTGGCCGTGGCTGGTCGCAGCCGGCGTCGCCCTCGGGGTCAGTCTTACCACGCATCTGTTCGTCGGCGCCTTCGGCTTGCTCAGCCTCGCCGCGTTGGAAGTCAGTTTGAACTGGCCCCGACGACGTCCATCGCGCGAACTCGGGATTGCCGCCGGACTCGGGCTAGTCCTCGCCGCGCCCTGGATCGTCAACGCCGGCATCGGCTGGCTGCATCGGGCGGCGACGACTGCCAAGGTGTTCACGACAATCTCCGACGTATGGACGTTACCCGTGGGGCCGCTATCACTCCGCTTCCATCAGCCGACCGCTATTCTCAGCGCGCTCCCCGGGCGGCTATGGCTTCCGGTTGCTCTCGGTCTTGGCCTCACGTTGTGGCGGTTGCGTGCACGCCGTGCCACCACCGCCGACCGCTACATCATGGTCACGACCGGCAGCGCTTGCGTGCTGCTGTTCACGCCACTCTACGGGCTGCTGGTCGGAGTTGCTGGCGTGTGGGCGGAACGCGTGGTTCAAGTGATTCCGCTGTCGCTGCTCGTCGGCACCGGCATTGTCGGCAGCTTCGACGCTCTTCTTGCGTCTATGCCGGCGCGTCCGATGCGCATCGCGGCGATGACGGTCGCAGTGCTGCTGACGGCTTTTGTCGCCTGGTCGGCGGCCGACAGCGTGCGCTCGCGACTGGGAGGTGAGAGCTGGGTGTATTTCACTCAGGGCCCGCTGGGCGACTGGAATCTCGCCGACAAAATCGCCCAGCTCGGCCCGGTCCCGCAGATGGTGTTGTCCGATCCGTGGACCTCGTATGCTTTGCCATACTACTTGGGTTGTTCCGTTCTCACCATGCCGGCAGGCCACGGCTCCGCCTATGAAGACCACAACACGCGCGAGCAGGCGGCGCGACGAGTGTTCCGAGGGCGCACCCCGATCGCGGAGTTGCGCCGCATCCTTGACGAGTACCACATTGATGCCGTGGCGATCGCACGCAATCAGCCCTGGCCACAGGCCGGCGATCCTGACGAGTTGATCTTACGCTTACGCCGTAGTCCGGCGTTTCAGGATACTGGCTGCTGCGAGCAATTCGTCTTGCTGCGCTACCTGCCCGAAGCGCCCTCCCGCGACTGA
- a CDS encoding glycosyltransferase family 39 protein codes for MVDTKTREPLWLRATWLTVPLALMVAFAWASYQRRYILLNPWGDNWVHLTYIRATIAHGWFPGDAFYGGPHTPPYYCLADIVLAGVCALTGQPPHVVWLALPPVIAVTTMAAIFVWLRALTGDDRIAVIGAATEMLVSVPDQTWTAMPLPRTLAVAPLALGLYCYLRGCRAREWPWLIAAGIALGVSLATHLFVGGAGLLSLGALDLSLNWPRRRPSRELAIVATLGLTLATPWIANVAIGWLHRAPTSAKVFTITPEVLTLPLGPMSLRLHHPLAVLNVLPSAVWLPVALGVGLTLWRCHEGRARVVDRYVLIATAGALIILFTPFYGLLLAIAGVWTARVVQVVPLSLLAGIGIVGGFDRLRSSTRLGRLRIVATTVGVLLVAFVVWSVTGNIRAGVGGTGWGYFTQGPLGDWNLVDKIAQTGPVPRVVLSDPWTSYLLPYYVGCSVLVMPAMHGSAYEDHLTREQAAGRVFRPRTPIAEVRRTLDEYQIDALAIARNQPWPQAGDADDLLVRLRRHPAFLDTGCCDQFVLLRYLPQGES; via the coding sequence GTGGTCGACACCAAGACGAGAGAGCCGCTTTGGCTGCGCGCAACATGGCTGACGGTGCCTCTCGCCCTGATGGTGGCCTTTGCCTGGGCCAGCTACCAGCGCCGCTACATCCTCCTCAATCCATGGGGCGACAACTGGGTGCATCTCACCTACATCCGCGCCACGATCGCGCACGGCTGGTTTCCGGGTGATGCCTTCTACGGCGGCCCGCACACACCGCCCTACTACTGCCTCGCCGACATCGTGCTCGCCGGTGTCTGCGCGCTCACCGGCCAGCCGCCGCACGTGGTGTGGCTCGCCTTACCGCCGGTGATCGCGGTGACGACCATGGCGGCGATCTTCGTGTGGCTGCGCGCGCTCACCGGCGACGATCGCATCGCGGTCATTGGCGCGGCCACCGAGATGCTGGTTTCGGTGCCCGATCAAACCTGGACGGCGATGCCGCTGCCACGCACGTTGGCGGTCGCGCCGTTGGCACTCGGGCTGTATTGCTATCTGCGCGGATGTCGCGCTCGGGAGTGGCCGTGGCTCATCGCCGCCGGGATCGCGCTTGGCGTGAGTCTGGCGACGCATCTATTCGTCGGCGGCGCCGGGCTGCTCAGCCTCGGCGCGCTCGACCTGAGTTTGAACTGGCCGCGCCGAAGACCATCACGTGAACTCGCAATCGTCGCCACACTTGGCCTGACCCTCGCCACGCCCTGGATCGCCAATGTCGCGATCGGTTGGCTGCACCGGGCCCCAACCTCGGCCAAGGTGTTCACCATAACGCCCGAAGTCTTGACCTTGCCGCTTGGGCCGATGTCTCTGCGCCTGCATCATCCGCTCGCAGTCCTCAATGTGTTGCCCAGCGCGGTCTGGCTTCCGGTGGCGCTCGGTGTCGGCCTGACGTTGTGGCGGTGCCATGAAGGACGAGCCCGCGTCGTCGACCGATATGTTCTGATCGCGACCGCGGGCGCGCTCATCATATTGTTCACGCCATTCTACGGACTGTTGCTCGCGATCGCGGGAGTGTGGACCGCGCGCGTCGTCCAGGTGGTCCCGCTCTCGCTTCTCGCTGGCATCGGGATCGTGGGCGGGTTCGATCGCTTGCGCTCATCCACGCGGCTTGGTCGCCTGCGAATCGTAGCAACGACCGTGGGGGTGCTATTGGTGGCCTTCGTCGTGTGGTCCGTCACCGGCAACATACGCGCGGGGGTGGGCGGCACAGGTTGGGGGTATTTCACGCAGGGCCCGTTGGGTGACTGGAACCTGGTCGACAAGATTGCCCAGACTGGTCCGGTGCCACGGGTCGTGCTGTCCGATCCGTGGACCTCGTATCTCTTGCCGTACTACGTGGGCTGCTCTGTTCTCGTCATGCCGGCGATGCACGGCTCCGCCTACGAAGACCACCTCACGCGCGAGCAGGCGGCGGGCCGTGTGTTCCGGCCTCGCACTCCGATCGCGGAGGTGCGCCGCACGCTCGACGAATACCAGATCGACGCGCTGGCCATCGCACGCAATCAGCCGTGGCCGCAGGCGGGCGACGCTGACGACCTACTCGTGCGTCTGCGCCGCCATCCGGCATTTCTAGACACCGGCTGCTGTGATCAATTTGTCCTGCTGCGCTATCTGCCGCAGGGTGAGTCCTAG
- a CDS encoding acyltransferase, translated as MDLEQQPSRAFAPPARRSFWTLVREFVRWFSIRQLVVIELEDWLGSLSRIVPGALGVLVRYVVYKVLCAKVEGFCVIYTGAWLTHTYGVRLGRNFHMDANAYLNGRGGVTIGENVILGVGALVFSAERNWDDPNVPMIFQGQRAGPVTIGDDVWLGAHSVVTPGVRIATGTVVGANAVVTHDTEPYSIVAGVPARKIGERARPTA; from the coding sequence GTGGACCTCGAGCAGCAGCCCTCCCGTGCGTTCGCACCGCCAGCGCGGCGGTCGTTCTGGACGCTGGTTCGCGAGTTCGTCAGGTGGTTCTCCATCCGGCAACTGGTGGTGATCGAGTTGGAAGACTGGCTCGGCAGCCTGTCTCGCATCGTTCCCGGCGCGCTCGGGGTGCTGGTCCGCTACGTCGTCTACAAGGTGCTCTGTGCCAAGGTGGAGGGCTTTTGCGTCATTTACACCGGCGCGTGGCTGACGCACACGTACGGCGTTCGGCTGGGGCGCAACTTCCACATGGACGCCAATGCGTATCTCAATGGACGCGGTGGCGTGACGATCGGAGAGAATGTGATTCTAGGCGTGGGCGCGCTCGTCTTCAGTGCCGAGCGAAACTGGGACGATCCGAATGTGCCGATGATCTTCCAGGGGCAGCGGGCCGGACCGGTCACGATTGGTGACGACGTGTGGCTCGGAGCCCATTCGGTGGTCACACCGGGCGTACGGATCGCGACCGGCACGGTGGTTGGGGCGAATGCCGTGGTCACGCACGACACCGAACCGTACTCGATCGTCGCCGGCGTTCCAGCGCGCAAGATCGGCGAGCGAGCGCGACCGACCGCGTGA